In Nissabacter sp. SGAir0207, the genomic stretch TCTTACGCGAGTTGCTCACTGGTGAAGCAGATAAATAGCCGCCCATTATGGGCTTATTCTGACGATAGACCGGCGGAGTGGGCGTTTATGCTGTCGGCTCCAAATTCTCATTTGCGGAGGACGCATGCTCGACAAACTGGACGCAGCGTTGCGCTTTCAACAGGAGGCGCTCAATTTACGCGCCCAGCGCCAGGAGATCCTGGCCGCGAACATTGCCAACGCAGACACCCCCGGCTATCAGGCGCGGGACATCGACTTTGCCAGCCAGCTCAACAAGGTCATGGAAAAAGGGCGGGCAGGGGGCGGGTTGGCGCTTAGCGTCACCTCGGCGCACCACATCCCGGCGCAGGCCAACCCGGCGGCGAGCCTCGATCTGCTCTACCGGGTGCCTGACCAGCCGGCGCTGGATGGCAACACCGTCGATATGGACCGGGAACGCACCAACTTCGCCGACAACAGCCTGAAGTACCAAACCGACCTGACGGTGCTCGGCGGGCAGATTAAAAGCATGATCTCCGTGCTGCAACAAGGATAACCCGCATGTCGATGCTCTCTATTTTTGATATCTCCGGCTCAGCGCTGGCGGCCCAGTCCCAGCGGATGAACGTCAGCGCCAGCAACCTCGCCAACGCCGACAGCGTCACCGGCCCGGATGGGCAGCCCTACCGCGCCAAAGAGGTGGTGTTCCAGGTGGCGGCCGCGCCGGGGCAGGAGACCGGCGGCGTGCGCGTGGCGCAGGTGGTGGACTCCTCGGCGCCGGAGAAGCTGGTCTACCAGCCCGGCAACCCGCTGGCGGACGAGCGCGGCTATGTGCGTATGCCAAACGTCGATCCGGTGAGCGAGATGGTCAACACCATCTCCGCCTCGCGCAGCTATCAGGCCAACGTGGAGGTGCTCAACACCACCAAGTCCCTGATGATGAAAACCCTCACCCTCGGCCAATAAGGAAGTTGCGATGTCCGTGTTAAATTCGATCAATGACAGCCTCGACAACAGCGTCGCCAGCACCAGCAGCAGCACGGCCACCACCGGCAGCAGCGCGGCGGATCTGCAGGGCAGCTTCCTGACGCTATTGGTGGCGCAGCTCAAGAACCAGGATCCCACCAACCCGATGGAGAACAGTGAGCTGACCAGCCAGCTGGCGCAGATCAACACCGTCAGCGGCATTGAGAAGCTCAACACCACCCTCGGCAACATCTCCGGCCAGATCAACAGCAACCAGTCCGTGCAGTCCACCGCGATGATCGGCCACGGCGTGATGGTAGCGGGCAACACCATCCTGGCGGGCGCGGCCAGCGACGGCAGCATCAGCACCACGCCGTTTGGCCTGGAGCTGGAGCGGTCGGTTGGCAGCGTCACCGCCTCCATCACCGACAGCACCGGCAAAGTGGTGCGCACCCTCGATCTGGGCGCGCAGACCGCCGGCGTCCACAGCTACAGCTGGGACGGCACGCTGGATGACGGCACCACCGCGCCGGATGGCGCCTACAGCATCAGCTTCAACGCCACCAACAACGGCGAACAGATGGTGGTGCAGCCGCTGCGCTATGCGCTGGTCAACGGCGTCACCAATGCCAGCAGCGGCGCGTTGCTGGATCTCGGCACCGTCGGCACCGCCACCCTGAGCGACGTGCGCCAGATCCTGTAGGGCGCGACTTTATTTGCCGCCGTTGGCGCGGCACACACAGTACTCAATTTTACGGAGAGAAATATGAGCTTCTCGCAGGCAGTCAGCGGCCTTAACGCCGCATCCAGCAACCTGGACGTGATCGGTAACAACATCGCCAACTCCGCCACCTCGGGCTTTAAATCCGCGTCGGTCTCCTTCGCGGACATGTTCGCCGGCTCCAAGACCGGCATGGGCGTCAAGGTCGCCAGCGTCACGCAGGACTTCACCGACGGCACCACCAACACCACCAACCGTGGGCTGGACGTCGCCATCAGTGGCAACGGCTTCTTCCGCCTGACCGACAGCAGCGGCGGCGTCTACTACTCGCGTAACGGCCAGTTCACGCTGGATGAGAACCGCAATCTGGTGAACATGCAGGGGCTGAGCCTGACCGGCTACCCGGCCACCGGCACCCCGCCGACCATCGCGCAGGGCGCGCAACCAGTGGCGCTGAGCATCTCCAACAACATGCTGCCAGCCCGCGCCACCAGCACCGCCACCATGGTCGCCAACCTCAACTCCGGCCATGACGTGGTGGCGAACGGCACATTCAACGCCAGCGACGCCACCAGCTACAGCTACGTCAACACCATTACCACCTATGACACGCTGGGCAACGCCCATGACATGAACGTCTACTTCGCCAAGACCGCCAACAACACCTGGGACGTCTACGCGCAGGACGGCAGCGTCAGCGGCTCGACTGCGAGCAAAATCGGCACCCTGAACTTCTCCAGCAGCGGCGCGCTGACCAGCACCCTGGACGGCGATGGCAACGCCAATGCCAACGGGCTGACCCTGACCCTGCCGATGGGTGCGCTGAATGGCGCGGAGGCGCAGACCGTGCAGCTCAGCATGACGGGCAGCCTGCAACAGAACACCGGCAGCGACAGCATCGGCACCCTGACACAGGATGGCTACGCGGCGGGCGACATGACCGGCTACCAGATCAATGACGATGGCACCATCTCCGGCGTCTACTCCAACTCCCAGACCCAGCTGATTGGCCAGATTGTGATGAGCAACTTCGCCAACACCGAGGGGCTGGAGTCCGCAGGCAACAACGTCTGGAAAGCGACCCAATCCTCCGGGCAGGCGATCACTGGCGTAGCCGGTGCCAGCGGCTTTGGCTCGCTGACCAGCGGCGCGTTGGAAGCCTCCAACGTGGATCTGAGCAAGGAGCTGGTCAACATGATCGTGGCGCAGCGCAACTACCAGTCCAACGCCCAGACCATCAAAACTCAGGACCAGATCCTGAACACTCTGGTTAACCTGCGCTAAGGCGCTGACGGATAGACGATGGATCACGCAATCTATACCGCGATGGGCGCGGCCAGCCAGACGTTCGACATGCAGGCGGTCACCGCCAACAACATGGCGAACGCCTCCACGCCGGGCTTCCGCGCGCAGCTCAACGCCTACCGTGCCGTGCCGGTGCAGGGCGAGACGCTGGCGACCCGTACGCTGGTGGCCGCCTCCACGCCGGGGGCGGACACCAGCCAGGGGCCGCTGACCACCACCGGCCGCCCGCTCGACGTGGCACTGCCGCAGGATGGCTTTTTGGCGGTGCGCCTGCCGGACGGCAGCGAAGCCTACACCCGCAACGGTGACATCCAGATCAACGCCGACAGCCAACTGACCGTCGGCGGTTTGCCGCTGATGGGCGACGGCGGCCCGATTGAGGTGCCGCCCTCCGCGCAGCTGACCATCGCCGCCGATGGCACCCTCACCGCGCTGAACGCCGGGGACGCCCCCAACACCACCGCCCAGCTCGGCAAGCTGAAGCTGGTGCGGGCGCAGGCTGGCGAAGTGCAGCGCGGCGATGATGGCCTCTACCGCACCGCTGCCAACGGCGACACACCGGGCGCGGCGCTGGCGGCTGACCCGCAGGTGCGCGTGATGCCGGGCGTGCTGGAGGGCAGCAACGTCAAGCCGGTGGAGACCATGGTCGATATGATCGCCAACGCCCGCCGCTTCGAGATGCAGATGAAG encodes the following:
- a CDS encoding flagellar basal body rod protein FlgF, yielding MDHAIYTAMGAASQTFDMQAVTANNMANASTPGFRAQLNAYRAVPVQGETLATRTLVAASTPGADTSQGPLTTTGRPLDVALPQDGFLAVRLPDGSEAYTRNGDIQINADSQLTVGGLPLMGDGGPIEVPPSAQLTIAADGTLTALNAGDAPNTTAQLGKLKLVRAQAGEVQRGDDGLYRTAANGDTPGAALAADPQVRVMPGVLEGSNVKPVETMVDMIANARRFEMQMKVISSVDENEQRANSLLSLS
- the flgC gene encoding flagellar basal body rod protein FlgC — protein: MSMLSIFDISGSALAAQSQRMNVSASNLANADSVTGPDGQPYRAKEVVFQVAAAPGQETGGVRVAQVVDSSAPEKLVYQPGNPLADERGYVRMPNVDPVSEMVNTISASRSYQANVEVLNTTKSLMMKTLTLGQ
- the flgE gene encoding flagellar hook protein FlgE, with translation MSFSQAVSGLNAASSNLDVIGNNIANSATSGFKSASVSFADMFAGSKTGMGVKVASVTQDFTDGTTNTTNRGLDVAISGNGFFRLTDSSGGVYYSRNGQFTLDENRNLVNMQGLSLTGYPATGTPPTIAQGAQPVALSISNNMLPARATSTATMVANLNSGHDVVANGTFNASDATSYSYVNTITTYDTLGNAHDMNVYFAKTANNTWDVYAQDGSVSGSTASKIGTLNFSSSGALTSTLDGDGNANANGLTLTLPMGALNGAEAQTVQLSMTGSLQQNTGSDSIGTLTQDGYAAGDMTGYQINDDGTISGVYSNSQTQLIGQIVMSNFANTEGLESAGNNVWKATQSSGQAITGVAGASGFGSLTSGALEASNVDLSKELVNMIVAQRNYQSNAQTIKTQDQILNTLVNLR
- the flgB gene encoding flagellar basal body rod protein FlgB; the protein is MLDKLDAALRFQQEALNLRAQRQEILAANIANADTPGYQARDIDFASQLNKVMEKGRAGGGLALSVTSAHHIPAQANPAASLDLLYRVPDQPALDGNTVDMDRERTNFADNSLKYQTDLTVLGGQIKSMISVLQQG
- the flgD gene encoding flagellar hook assembly protein FlgD, encoding MSVLNSINDSLDNSVASTSSSTATTGSSAADLQGSFLTLLVAQLKNQDPTNPMENSELTSQLAQINTVSGIEKLNTTLGNISGQINSNQSVQSTAMIGHGVMVAGNTILAGAASDGSISTTPFGLELERSVGSVTASITDSTGKVVRTLDLGAQTAGVHSYSWDGTLDDGTTAPDGAYSISFNATNNGEQMVVQPLRYALVNGVTNASSGALLDLGTVGTATLSDVRQIL